TAAAGCCAACCGCATCAGCTCCGGCCTTAACAGTAATTAAAGCATCATTTAAATTTGTTATTCCACAGACCTTCACTCTAACCATTTATTACTCCTCCTTTTAATGTTTATTTATTCTAAACCTTTTCTTATCTGACAAAATTTGTCATAAATCATGACAAAAATTGTCACTTTGTTAAATAAATAGGATTTATTTTTCTACTGCTCAAAAAGTTTGCAGTTTGGTATAAAATTTGCTTATACTTTAAGTTGGAAAACAAAATTTAGGAGGTGTTTTATGAGAAGGGCATTTACACTTGTTGAACTGTTAATCGTTATTGCAATTATTGCAATTCTCGCAGCAATTGCAATTCCTCAGTTCAGTAAGTACAAACAGAGAGCTTACGTTGCGGCAATGAAATCGGATGCTCACAATATTATTGCTGCAGAAGAGGCCTACTTTGCTTCACAAGATAAATATGCAACAGGTGATTTAGTTAACTACAGCAATGGTAAACTTCAATTAAAAGATTCTAATGGAAACGTTGTAGCTGAAGTTCCCCTTTCAAATAATGTTGTGATGTTAAAAGTTGAAGGCAATGAAGCTAACCTTACAGTAACTAAGGATAAAAAAGCTACTTCTGGAAGTGAAGCAATTGCCAGTTTAACTTGCTCTGATGGCTCACCAGGGTACGGATTTGCCCTTGGACATGAATATATGAAAAGTAATAATAATTATGTTCCATATGTTGAGTTTAACTCATGCACTGACAAAGCACCCGTAGAAAAATTACAATAAATCTTAGGCCCCTATTGGGGCTTCTTCTTTTAAAGGAAATTGAAGTAAAATGTTCAAAAAAGAAGGATTCACGTTAGTTGAAGTTTTAATAGTAATTGTAATTATTAGTATTCTAACAACAATAGCTATAGCTTCATTTAAAATATACAAAACTCTTACAAGAAACTCAATTGCTCTATATGACCTTAAAAATTTAATAAATGATGAACTTGCTTACTATTCAATAAATCAGAAATTCGCTCCCTTTTCTGCAGAAGATGTAACTCAAAACGGAATAATTAGAGTAGATGGTTTTGAACACAAGTATCTATCAAAGGATATTAGGGCTGTTGCAAAAGTTAATGGAAGCTATGCGAACTTTTGCACAAAGCATACTTACGGCGATAAAATATACGCATATCAAACAGAAAACGATATGATTTACTGGAAGAAAAGTTCAATAGGCTATCCGTTACAGGACGATGACTGCCCCGATGCAACTCCAAACAACGACTTTGTAGGGTGGCATACGCTGGCTCAAAAACAGTAGAAATCCCCCAAAGATATTCTCAATCCTATATTTAAATCTCCAAAAACTCAAATTAAAAGAGGTAAAGATATGTTTGAAACAAAAATTCCCGAAAGAAGGTGTTCGTTTTGCGGTAGGGGTCAGAATGAAGTAGAGGCTTTAATAACCGGTCCAAAGGGTGTAGCAATTTGTAACGTATGCGTTGATGAGTGTTACAAGATGCTCCATGAGAATGAGGAGAGTAAAAAGGGAGCTCCTGTCAGCATAGACAAACTCCCAACTCCAAAGGAGATTAAGGAGTTCTTAGACCAATACGTAATAGGTCAGGAGGAGGCCAAAAAGATTCTCTCCGTTGCAGTTTACAACCACTACAAGAGGATACTTTCAGGTGGAACTGTTGACGATGTAGAGATTGAAAAGAGCAACATTCTCCTTATAGGCCCGACAGGTTCA
The DNA window shown above is from Balnearium lithotrophicum and carries:
- a CDS encoding prepilin-type N-terminal cleavage/methylation domain-containing protein, with product MFKKEGFTLVEVLIVIVIISILTTIAIASFKIYKTLTRNSIALYDLKNLINDELAYYSINQKFAPFSAEDVTQNGIIRVDGFEHKYLSKDIRAVAKVNGSYANFCTKHTYGDKIYAYQTENDMIYWKKSSIGYPLQDDDCPDATPNNDFVGWHTLAQKQ
- a CDS encoding prepilin-type N-terminal cleavage/methylation domain-containing protein, with product MRRAFTLVELLIVIAIIAILAAIAIPQFSKYKQRAYVAAMKSDAHNIIAAEEAYFASQDKYATGDLVNYSNGKLQLKDSNGNVVAEVPLSNNVVMLKVEGNEANLTVTKDKKATSGSEAIASLTCSDGSPGYGFALGHEYMKSNNNYVPYVEFNSCTDKAPVEKLQ